A genomic segment from Pyrodictium occultum encodes:
- a CDS encoding ATP-binding protein, with protein sequence MVDPGFFIDRAGELEALERLWSRGEPGLVVVYGRRRVGKTRLILEWLRGRPHAYFQAGLWSSSQNLEELARSLEEQLGLGGLSRLGFRSLRDLLQLASRLLEGRRAAIVLDEFTYWLRVSPSVASDLQWFVDHVLPGTRLLLVISGSLVGLVERDLLGGGAPLYGRARLRLRLGELPAWCLPYFAPRYGEEDLVRLYALLGGVPQYLRLIDDSTAPVEAYLSLFGPGGALSDEPLFLLREEFRDPHPYLALLRALAQGATGVGEAASRAGMPASHASRYLRVLADLGLVERETPLFSRRGLYRVGDRLLRSWLYLVEPLWSGLAEGLPGARREAVRRAEQLAAEAWERLAAGHAVSRLSRELGLEPTLAGRLLHRGLEVDQVVVDEESRRLLAVEAKWSLLSGGEAARVARETLARLYAALPRRYHGYRAEVALYLRGLRGPEPVEAAAVVTPRDMPWRDGCPQAGG encoded by the coding sequence GTGGTGGACCCGGGCTTCTTCATCGACCGCGCCGGGGAGCTGGAGGCGCTGGAAAGGCTCTGGAGCCGGGGCGAGCCCGGGCTCGTAGTGGTCTACGGGAGAAGGCGGGTGGGGAAGACGAGGCTCATCCTCGAGTGGCTCCGCGGCAGGCCCCACGCCTACTTCCAGGCCGGGCTCTGGAGCAGCAGCCAGAACCTCGAGGAGCTGGCGCGGAGCCTCGAGGAGCAGCTGGGGCTCGGGGGGCTCTCGAGGCTCGGGTTCCGCAGCCTCCGCGACCTCCTCCAGCTCGCCTCCAGGCTCCTCGAGGGGAGGAGGGCCGCTATAGTGCTGGATGAGTTCACCTACTGGCTCCGCGTCTCCCCCTCCGTGGCCTCCGACCTCCAGTGGTTCGTGGACCACGTGCTCCCCGGGACCCGGCTGCTCCTAGTGATCTCCGGGAGCCTGGTCGGGCTGGTCGAGAGGGACCTGCTGGGCGGCGGCGCCCCCCTCTACGGGAGGGCTAGGCTCCGCCTCCGGCTGGGCGAGCTGCCGGCCTGGTGCCTCCCCTACTTCGCGCCACGCTACGGGGAGGAGGACCTGGTGAGGCTCTACGCGCTGCTGGGCGGCGTGCCCCAATACCTCCGGCTGATAGACGACTCCACCGCGCCCGTGGAGGCCTACCTCTCGCTCTTCGGCCCCGGGGGCGCCCTCTCGGACGAGCCCCTCTTCCTCCTCCGCGAGGAGTTCCGCGACCCCCACCCCTACCTGGCCCTCCTCCGCGCCCTGGCCCAGGGCGCCACGGGCGTCGGGGAGGCGGCCTCCAGGGCCGGGATGCCGGCCAGCCACGCCTCCCGTTACCTCCGCGTGCTCGCCGACCTCGGGCTGGTGGAGCGCGAGACGCCCCTCTTCAGCCGCCGGGGGCTCTACCGGGTCGGGGACAGGCTGCTGCGCTCCTGGCTCTACCTGGTGGAGCCCCTCTGGAGCGGCCTGGCCGAGGGCCTGCCCGGGGCCCGCCGCGAGGCGGTGCGGAGGGCCGAGCAGCTGGCCGCCGAGGCCTGGGAGAGGCTTGCCGCCGGCCACGCTGTCTCCAGGCTATCGAGGGAGCTGGGGCTCGAGCCCACGCTGGCCGGCAGGCTCCTCCACCGCGGCCTGGAGGTGGACCAGGTCGTAGTAGACGAGGAGTCCAGGAGGCTGCTGGCGGTGGAGGCTAAGTGGTCCCTGCTCTCGGGCGGGGAGGCCGCCCGGGTGGCGAGGGAGACCCTGGCGAGGCTCTACGCCGCCCTCCCCCGCCGCTACCACGGCTACCGGGCGGAGGTGGCCCTCTACCTCCGGGGGCTCCGGGGCCCTGAGCCGGTGGAGGCGGCCGCGGTGGTCACCCCGAGGGATATGCCGTGGCGGGACGGCTGCCCCCAGGCCGGGGGCTAG
- a CDS encoding winged helix-turn-helix domain-containing protein, which translates to MRAELLAAGNGGEEPRLVEPGLDERDRRILELLRRRGPLGVSEVARLLGVSKSVASRKLHKLQSMGLVERAVVDGRVLYRAARMETRTCKNRD; encoded by the coding sequence ATGCGGGCCGAGCTACTAGCGGCGGGGAATGGGGGCGAGGAGCCGAGGCTTGTGGAGCCGGGGCTGGATGAGAGGGACCGGAGGATACTCGAGCTGCTCCGGCGCCGCGGCCCCCTGGGGGTCAGCGAGGTGGCCCGGCTCCTCGGTGTGAGCAAGTCTGTTGCCTCCCGGAAGCTCCACAAGCTCCAGTCGATGGGGCTTGTGGAGAGGGCTGTGGTCGATGGGAGGGTCCTCTACCGCGCCGCGCGGATGGAGACGAGAACATGTAAAAACAGGGATTGA
- a CDS encoding metallophosphoesterase: protein MIVGVVSDTHDDQEAVAKAARLLLEQGAELVLHLGDIVAPFTLRRFSREGVKRLIAVYGNNCGERLGLLRTAESLGYEIHDWPHVVELAGRRIVMVHGKGPAGETRELVEALARSGRYDAVLYGHTHEVDVRRVGSTLVLNPGEACGCLTGRRTAAILDTETMEARVLEL, encoded by the coding sequence GTGATAGTCGGCGTTGTGAGCGACACGCATGACGACCAGGAGGCTGTGGCCAAGGCGGCCCGGCTCCTCCTGGAGCAGGGAGCCGAGCTGGTGCTCCACCTGGGCGACATAGTGGCCCCCTTCACGCTCCGCAGGTTCAGCAGGGAGGGCGTGAAGAGGCTGATAGCGGTCTACGGGAACAACTGCGGCGAGAGGCTGGGCCTGCTGAGGACCGCTGAGAGCCTGGGCTACGAGATACACGACTGGCCCCACGTGGTCGAGCTGGCGGGGAGGAGGATAGTGATGGTCCACGGCAAGGGCCCCGCGGGGGAGACCCGGGAGCTGGTGGAGGCGCTGGCCCGCAGCGGCCGCTACGACGCCGTCCTCTACGGCCACACGCACGAGGTGGATGTGAGGAGGGTTGGCTCAACCCTGGTCCTGAACCCCGGCGAGGCCTGCGGCTGCCTGACCGGGAGGAGGACGGCCGCCATACTGGACACAGAGACCATGGAGGCCAGGGTGCTCGAGCTCTAG